In one window of Mesorhizobium sp. B2-1-1 DNA:
- a CDS encoding LacI family DNA-binding transcriptional regulator: MAKRPTISDLARISGVSVATVDRVLNSRLPVREETARRVYNAATEIGYHAAGLIKQRMRQELPEYRLGFLLLRGNDVFYGDFARELELAVAQSQRFRGVATIDFASSLAPDEIAAQMRRLAAKSRAIAVVGPDHPTLTAVVEALKARGQPVFSLLSDFAAGIREGYVGLDNRKVGRTAAWMISKAARKPGKVALFVGSHRFHGHELREIGFRSFFREHAPDFNVLETLVNLEANQVTHDAMIDLLARYPDLVGCYVAGGGMEGAVSALRTAKPANMPVVVCNEINAESRAALADNILTMVISTPLAALCRELVDRMAHAIETGAANAPGQTFLPFDIYLPENI, encoded by the coding sequence ATGGCGAAACGGCCGACCATATCAGATCTGGCGCGCATCTCCGGCGTCAGCGTCGCCACGGTGGACCGGGTGCTCAACAGCCGCCTGCCTGTGCGCGAGGAAACGGCGCGCCGCGTCTATAACGCCGCGACCGAGATCGGCTATCACGCCGCAGGCCTGATCAAGCAGCGTATGCGCCAGGAATTGCCCGAGTATCGGCTGGGTTTCCTGCTGCTTCGGGGCAATGACGTTTTCTATGGCGATTTCGCGCGGGAACTCGAACTCGCGGTCGCACAATCGCAGCGCTTCCGTGGCGTCGCAACCATCGATTTCGCCAGTTCCCTGGCCCCGGATGAGATCGCTGCCCAGATGCGCAGGCTGGCGGCGAAATCGCGGGCGATCGCCGTGGTCGGCCCTGACCATCCGACGCTGACGGCGGTCGTGGAGGCGCTAAAAGCCAGGGGACAGCCGGTCTTCTCCCTGCTGTCCGACTTCGCCGCCGGCATCCGCGAAGGCTATGTCGGGCTCGACAACCGCAAGGTCGGCCGCACCGCCGCCTGGATGATCTCGAAGGCTGCGAGGAAGCCCGGCAAGGTCGCCCTTTTTGTCGGCAGCCATCGCTTCCACGGCCATGAGCTGCGTGAGATCGGTTTCCGCTCCTTCTTTCGCGAGCATGCGCCGGACTTCAACGTGCTGGAGACGCTGGTCAATCTGGAGGCCAACCAGGTGACCCATGATGCGATGATCGATCTTCTGGCGCGATATCCGGATCTTGTCGGCTGCTACGTCGCCGGCGGCGGCATGGAAGGCGCCGTCTCGGCGCTGCGGACAGCGAAGCCCGCAAACATGCCGGTGGTCGTCTGCAACGAGATCAACGCCGAATCGCGCGCCGCGCTTGCCGACAACATCCTGACGATGGTGATCTCGACGCCCCTTGCCGCGCTCTGTCGCGAGCTCGTCGATCGGATGGCGCATGCCATCGAAACCGGTGCGGCCAATGCGCCGGGCCAGACATTCCTCCCCTTCGACATCTATTTGCCGGAAAACATCTGA
- a CDS encoding sugar ABC transporter substrate-binding protein yields the protein MKKMILGVAFAALMSSSAMAAKIGVSMAKFDDNFLTVLRNGMIEQAKGMSGVELQVEDAQNDVAKQLDQIKNFAASGVDAIIVNPVDTSATQAMSDAAAAAKIPLVYVNREPVNVDTLPDNQAFVASNEADSGTLETKEVCRLFKESGKKEANVYVIMGELSNQAAVQRTKDIEEVIATPDCSFIKIIDKQTSNWNRDEAQNLMTNWLSTGKPFDGVIANNDESAIGAIQAMKAANVDMKTVVVGGVDATQDALAAMQAGDLDATVFQDAAGQGAGALDAALKLSKGEKVEHKVYVPFQLVTPANIDKFLKKN from the coding sequence ATGAAGAAAATGATTTTGGGCGTCGCTTTCGCGGCGCTGATGAGTTCGTCCGCCATGGCCGCCAAGATCGGCGTGTCGATGGCCAAGTTCGACGACAATTTCCTGACCGTGCTGCGCAACGGCATGATCGAGCAGGCCAAGGGCATGAGCGGCGTGGAGCTGCAGGTCGAGGACGCGCAGAACGACGTCGCCAAACAGCTCGACCAGATCAAGAACTTCGCCGCATCAGGGGTCGACGCCATCATCGTCAATCCGGTCGACACCTCGGCCACGCAGGCGATGTCGGATGCCGCGGCCGCCGCAAAGATCCCGCTGGTGTATGTCAACCGTGAACCGGTGAATGTCGACACGCTGCCTGACAACCAGGCCTTCGTCGCTTCGAACGAGGCCGATTCCGGCACGCTCGAAACCAAGGAGGTCTGCCGCCTGTTCAAGGAATCCGGCAAGAAGGAAGCCAATGTCTATGTGATCATGGGCGAGCTTTCCAACCAAGCAGCCGTGCAGCGCACCAAGGACATCGAGGAGGTGATCGCAACGCCGGATTGCAGCTTCATCAAGATCATCGACAAGCAGACGTCGAACTGGAACCGCGACGAGGCCCAGAACCTGATGACCAACTGGCTGTCGACCGGCAAGCCGTTCGACGGCGTCATCGCCAACAATGACGAAAGCGCCATCGGCGCCATCCAGGCAATGAAGGCCGCCAATGTCGACATGAAGACGGTTGTCGTCGGCGGCGTCGACGCCACGCAGGACGCGCTCGCCGCCATGCAGGCAGGCGACCTCGACGCCACCGTGTTCCAGGACGCGGCCGGCCAGGGCGCCGGCGCGCTCGACGCGGCATTGAAACTGTCCAAGGGCGAGAAGGTCGAACACAAGGTCTACGTGCCCTTCCAACTGGTGACGCCGGCCAACATCGACAAGTTCCTGAAGAAGAACTGA
- a CDS encoding ABC transporter permease, whose protein sequence is MAQTSHGVGGVSYDAKKRIWPAEFNVFLALVILVVIFELIGRVFLGDSFLFNTRSNVGGLFNEARLQIIILQVSIVGIIAIGVTQVIISGGIDLSSGSIVGATAMIAMSFAQVATVNGNPNPKAMFLAQGWTDLPVIVPVLVAIGCGLLAGLVNGALIAYTRIPPFIATLGMMVTARGIAKWWSKGQPISFPTESFAAIGKGLMPVIIFLSLAVLFQLIMTYTRYGKHCYAIGSNEDAARMSGIKIANHKILVYVIAGILASLAAVVLSSKNLTAQAGMGVMYELDAIAMAVIGGVSLSGGRGSIIGTVIGALIFGVIISGFTFLRLDAYYQEMVKGVIIVGAVVLDQWRQRLRALRA, encoded by the coding sequence GTGGCACAGACATCTCATGGCGTCGGCGGGGTCAGCTATGATGCGAAGAAGCGCATATGGCCGGCGGAATTCAACGTCTTCCTGGCGCTCGTCATTCTTGTCGTCATCTTCGAATTGATCGGCCGCGTCTTTCTCGGCGACAGCTTCCTGTTCAACACCCGCAGCAATGTCGGCGGCCTCTTCAACGAGGCGCGGCTACAGATCATCATTCTGCAAGTATCGATCGTCGGCATCATCGCCATCGGCGTGACGCAGGTTATCATATCGGGCGGCATCGACCTGTCGTCGGGCTCGATCGTCGGCGCCACCGCCATGATCGCCATGAGCTTCGCCCAGGTGGCGACGGTCAACGGCAACCCCAATCCCAAGGCGATGTTCCTGGCTCAGGGCTGGACCGACCTGCCGGTCATCGTGCCGGTGCTGGTCGCCATCGGCTGCGGGCTGCTGGCAGGCCTGGTCAACGGCGCCCTGATCGCTTACACGCGCATTCCGCCCTTCATCGCCACGCTAGGCATGATGGTGACCGCGCGCGGCATCGCCAAATGGTGGTCCAAGGGGCAGCCCATCTCGTTCCCGACCGAGAGCTTCGCCGCCATCGGCAAGGGCCTGATGCCCGTCATCATCTTCCTGTCGCTGGCCGTGCTGTTCCAGCTGATCATGACCTACACACGATACGGCAAGCATTGCTACGCGATCGGCTCCAACGAGGATGCCGCGCGCATGTCCGGCATCAAGATCGCCAACCACAAGATCCTGGTCTACGTCATCGCCGGCATACTCGCGTCGCTCGCCGCGGTGGTGCTGTCTTCCAAGAACCTCACCGCCCAGGCCGGCATGGGCGTGATGTACGAACTCGACGCCATCGCCATGGCGGTCATCGGCGGCGTATCGCTGTCGGGCGGCCGCGGCTCGATCATCGGCACGGTGATCGGCGCGCTGATCTTCGGCGTCATCATCTCCGGCTTCACCTTCCTGCGCCTCGACGCCTACTACCAGGAGATGGTCAAGGGCGTGATCATCGTCGGCGCCGTCGTTCTCGACCAGTGGCGCCAACGCCTGCGGGCATTGAGGGCTTGA
- a CDS encoding ATP-binding cassette domain-containing protein has translation MSDIVLKTENLTKRYGGVQALEGANFELRKGEHVAIMGDNGAGKSTFVRQITAVEQPTSGQIWFDGKQVNFSGPIEAREAGIETVFQNLALADDLDVPSNLFLGREKVLFNLGPFSILDRRGMRKATEAALVRTAVKIPNLSNTIRHMSGGQRQCVAIARTATFASKLIIMDEPTAALGVQETAQVENIIRTLKDNGEPLILISHNMRQVFDLCDRIVVFRRGRIVANLRKENTDGNDIVSYITGAKTGEAELAA, from the coding sequence ATGTCAGACATCGTCCTGAAGACCGAAAACCTGACCAAGCGCTATGGCGGCGTGCAGGCGCTGGAAGGCGCGAATTTCGAGCTGCGCAAGGGCGAACACGTCGCCATCATGGGCGACAATGGCGCCGGCAAGTCGACCTTCGTGCGCCAGATCACCGCCGTCGAGCAACCGACCAGCGGCCAGATCTGGTTCGACGGCAAGCAAGTCAATTTTTCGGGCCCTATCGAGGCGCGAGAGGCCGGCATCGAGACCGTGTTCCAGAACCTGGCGCTGGCCGACGACCTCGACGTGCCGTCGAACCTGTTCCTTGGCCGAGAAAAAGTGCTGTTCAATCTGGGACCGTTTTCGATCCTGGACCGCCGGGGGATGCGCAAGGCGACCGAAGCCGCGCTGGTGCGCACGGCGGTGAAAATCCCCAACCTGTCGAACACCATCCGCCACATGTCGGGCGGCCAGCGGCAGTGCGTGGCGATCGCCAGGACCGCGACCTTCGCCTCCAAGCTGATCATCATGGACGAGCCGACGGCAGCACTCGGCGTGCAGGAGACCGCGCAGGTCGAGAACATCATCCGCACGCTGAAGGACAATGGCGAGCCGCTGATCCTGATCAGCCACAATATGCGCCAGGTGTTCGACCTTTGCGACCGCATCGTCGTCTTCCGGCGCGGCCGCATCGTCGCCAATTTGCGCAAGGAGAACACCGACGGAAACGATATTGTTTCCTACATCACCGGCGCCAAGACCGGAGAGGCCGAACTCGCGGCCTAG
- the iolG gene encoding inositol 2-dehydrogenase, giving the protein MTLRFALLGAGRIGKVHARAVGSNPQAKLVAVADAFEKAASELATAYGAEVRTIDAIEKSGDIDAVVICTPTDTHADLIERFAKAGKAIFCEKPIDLDVKRVEQCLAVVEKAKATLMVGFNRRFDPHFAAVRKAIDDGAIGVVEMVTITSRDPGAPPIDYIARSGGIFRDMTIHDFDMARFLLGEEPVAVSAHASVLVDKKIGEAGDFDSVSVILETASGKQAVISNSRRATYGYDQRIEVHGSKGMVAAENQRPVSIELANEKGYTRPPLHDFFMTRYLDAYAIEIASFIAAATSGKKAAPSGTDGLIALRLADAALKSATSGQTVRLDK; this is encoded by the coding sequence ATGACTCTCCGCTTCGCCCTCCTCGGTGCCGGCCGCATCGGCAAGGTCCACGCCCGCGCCGTCGGCTCCAATCCGCAGGCCAAACTGGTCGCCGTTGCCGATGCATTCGAGAAGGCGGCGAGCGAGCTCGCCACGGCCTACGGCGCCGAGGTGCGCACCATCGATGCCATCGAGAAATCCGGGGACATCGACGCGGTCGTGATCTGCACGCCGACCGACACCCATGCCGACCTGATCGAGCGCTTCGCCAAGGCCGGCAAGGCGATCTTCTGCGAGAAACCGATCGACCTCGACGTCAAGCGGGTCGAGCAGTGCCTGGCCGTGGTCGAGAAGGCCAAGGCGACGCTGATGGTCGGCTTCAACAGGCGCTTCGACCCGCACTTCGCTGCGGTGCGCAAGGCAATCGATGACGGCGCCATCGGCGTGGTCGAGATGGTGACCATCACGTCGCGCGATCCGGGCGCACCGCCGATCGACTACATCGCGCGCTCCGGCGGGATCTTTCGCGACATGACCATCCACGACTTCGACATGGCGCGCTTCCTGCTCGGCGAAGAGCCGGTGGCGGTCAGCGCGCATGCCTCGGTGCTGGTCGACAAGAAGATCGGCGAGGCCGGCGATTTCGACTCGGTCAGCGTCATCCTCGAAACGGCTTCCGGCAAGCAGGCCGTCATCTCCAATTCGCGCCGCGCCACCTATGGCTACGACCAGCGCATCGAGGTGCATGGCTCGAAAGGCATGGTCGCGGCCGAGAACCAGCGGCCGGTGTCGATCGAACTGGCCAATGAGAAGGGCTATACGCGCCCGCCGCTGCACGACTTCTTCATGACCCGCTATCTCGATGCCTATGCCATCGAGATTGCGTCCTTCATCGCCGCCGCGACGTCGGGCAAGAAGGCAGCACCGAGCGGGACGGACGGGCTCATCGCACTTCGGCTGGCGGATGCGGCGCTGAAATCGGCGACATCAGGCCAGACCGTCCGCCTCGACAAGTAA
- a CDS encoding SDR family oxidoreductase, with protein sequence MSASADRNSQTRAIVTGGAQGIGFAVAEALADEGCRALALIGRSQEKGDKAVASLKKSGVDAIFISADVSKVADCKRAVATALSHFGTINALVNAAATSARGSLVETSEELFDTIFDTNVRGPFFLMQGVVAHLLEKKAPGSIVNVLSMSAHTGQSFLTPYSTSKGALMTLTKNVANAYRFNRIRCNAVLPGWMDTEGEDIVQKKWHDAPDDWLEKAEAAQPMGQLVKPDQLARLISYMVSPQSGVMTGSLVDYDQSIAGASPE encoded by the coding sequence ATGAGCGCATCAGCCGATCGCAATTCACAAACGCGCGCCATCGTCACCGGCGGCGCACAAGGCATAGGCTTCGCGGTCGCCGAGGCATTGGCGGACGAAGGCTGCCGGGCGCTGGCCCTGATCGGCCGCTCGCAGGAAAAGGGCGACAAGGCAGTCGCCAGCCTCAAGAAGTCGGGCGTCGACGCGATCTTCATCAGCGCCGATGTCTCCAAGGTGGCCGACTGCAAGCGCGCCGTCGCCACCGCGCTTTCGCATTTCGGCACCATCAACGCCCTGGTCAACGCCGCCGCCACATCCGCGCGCGGCTCGCTGGTGGAGACCAGCGAGGAGCTCTTCGACACCATCTTCGACACCAATGTGCGAGGACCCTTCTTCCTGATGCAGGGCGTGGTGGCGCATCTGCTTGAAAAAAAGGCCCCCGGATCGATCGTCAACGTGCTGTCGATGTCGGCGCATACCGGCCAGTCATTCCTGACGCCCTATTCGACCAGCAAGGGCGCGCTGATGACGCTGACCAAGAATGTCGCCAATGCCTACCGCTTCAACCGCATCCGTTGCAACGCCGTGCTGCCCGGCTGGATGGACACCGAGGGCGAGGATATCGTGCAGAAGAAATGGCACGATGCACCCGACGACTGGCTTGAGAAGGCCGAGGCCGCGCAGCCGATGGGCCAGTTGGTGAAGCCGGACCAGTTGGCTCGGCTGATCAGCTACATGGTCAGCCCGCAGTCCGGCGTGATGACCGGCTCGCTGGTCGACTACGACCAGAGCATCGCTGGGGCGTCGCCGGAGTAG
- a CDS encoding 3-deoxy-7-phosphoheptulonate synthase, with protein MLTTTDDLRVKELRLLSTPEEVMREIPRSLTATRTVAASRNAIHSILTGADDRLVVIVGPCSIHDPVAAVDYASRLAALRETLSDRLEIVMRVYFEKPRTTVGWKGLINDPDLDGSFNIDKGLRMARNVLSAVNNLGLPAATEFLDMTTPQYIADLVAWGAIGARTTESQIHRELASGLSCPVGFKNGTDGNLRIAAEAVKSAAQPHHFMAVTKGGRSAIAATTGNEDCHVILRGGVQPNYDAASVEAASVELARIGIAPRLMIDVSHANSAKKPENQPKVAADVAGQVAAGDERIMGVMIESNLVAGRQDVVPGKQLVYGQSITDGCIDWAATETVLHGLAGAVEWRRSARRALMESRQGAA; from the coding sequence GTGTTGACCACCACAGACGACCTTCGGGTCAAGGAACTGAGACTGCTGAGCACGCCGGAAGAGGTGATGCGCGAGATACCGCGCTCACTCACGGCGACGCGCACCGTTGCCGCCTCGCGCAACGCCATCCACTCCATCCTGACGGGGGCCGACGACCGGCTCGTTGTCATCGTCGGCCCCTGTTCGATCCACGACCCGGTCGCGGCCGTTGACTATGCCAGCCGTCTGGCGGCGCTGCGCGAGACATTGTCCGACCGGCTCGAGATCGTGATGCGGGTCTATTTCGAAAAGCCGCGCACGACGGTCGGCTGGAAGGGCCTGATCAACGACCCCGACCTCGACGGCAGCTTCAACATCGACAAGGGGCTGCGGATGGCACGCAATGTGCTGTCGGCCGTCAACAATCTGGGCCTGCCGGCGGCGACCGAATTCCTCGACATGACCACGCCGCAATACATCGCCGACCTCGTCGCCTGGGGCGCGATCGGCGCGCGCACGACCGAGAGCCAGATCCATCGCGAGCTGGCCTCGGGCCTCTCTTGCCCGGTCGGCTTCAAGAACGGCACCGACGGCAATCTCAGGATCGCCGCCGAGGCGGTGAAGTCGGCCGCGCAGCCGCATCATTTCATGGCGGTGACCAAGGGCGGACGCAGCGCCATCGCGGCAACGACCGGAAACGAGGATTGCCATGTCATCCTGCGTGGCGGCGTTCAGCCCAACTATGACGCGGCAAGCGTCGAGGCCGCCTCGGTCGAACTCGCCCGCATCGGTATCGCGCCCCGCCTGATGATCGATGTCAGCCATGCCAACTCAGCCAAGAAGCCGGAGAACCAGCCCAAGGTCGCGGCTGACGTGGCAGGACAGGTCGCGGCGGGGGACGAGCGCATTATGGGCGTCATGATCGAGAGCAATCTCGTCGCCGGCCGGCAGGATGTCGTGCCGGGCAAGCAGCTCGTCTACGGCCAGAGCATCACCGATGGCTGCATCGACTGGGCGGCCACGGAGACGGTGCTGCACGGCCTTGCCGGCGCCGTGGAATGGCGCCGGTCGGCGCGCCGCGCCTTGATGGAGAGCCGGCAGGGCGCCGCCTGA
- a CDS encoding ArsR/SmtB family transcription factor, translating to MVQYSATRLDASFAALSDATRRGVLEQLGRADASITDLAQKFHMTLTGMKKHVGVLEQAGLVTTRKVGRVRTCKLGLRRLEEETAWIERYRQLWAARFDELDKVIEELKRKEDVDGRRKSE from the coding sequence ATGGTTCAGTATTCCGCGACCCGCCTGGATGCCTCGTTCGCCGCGCTTTCGGACGCCACCCGGCGCGGCGTTCTGGAGCAGCTCGGCCGTGCGGACGCTTCGATCACGGACTTGGCCCAGAAATTCCACATGACCCTCACGGGCATGAAGAAGCATGTCGGCGTCCTGGAGCAGGCGGGACTCGTCACGACTCGGAAGGTCGGGCGCGTGCGGACCTGCAAGCTGGGCTTACGCCGCCTGGAGGAGGAGACCGCATGGATCGAGAGATACCGCCAGCTCTGGGCCGCACGCTTCGACGAGTTGGACAAGGTTATCGAGGAATTGAAACGCAAGGAGGACGTCGATGGACGCAGGAAGAGCGAGTGA
- a CDS encoding SRPBCC family protein, translated as MDAGRASEAKRTTVERRSDRELVVTRSFDAPARIVFEAWTKPELFKQWWVPKSMGMFLRSCEMDVRVGGGYRLVFGHDGSNPAEFFGRYLEVTPHSRLVWTNDEGGEGGPVTTVTFEEKGGKTLLVMRELYPSKEALDAGAGAADAMSETFEQLDELLATQQGAA; from the coding sequence ATGGACGCAGGAAGAGCGAGTGAGGCCAAACGCACGACGGTGGAACGGAGGTCCGACCGGGAGTTGGTCGTTACGCGAAGCTTCGACGCGCCTGCGCGCATCGTGTTCGAGGCGTGGACCAAGCCTGAGCTGTTCAAGCAGTGGTGGGTGCCGAAGTCGATGGGCATGTTCCTGCGTTCCTGCGAGATGGATGTTCGTGTGGGAGGCGGGTACCGTTTGGTGTTCGGGCATGACGGCTCGAACCCTGCCGAGTTCTTCGGCAGGTATCTCGAAGTGACACCGCACTCGCGCCTCGTCTGGACCAATGACGAAGGGGGTGAGGGTGGACCCGTCACCACGGTGACCTTCGAGGAAAAAGGCGGCAAGACGCTGCTGGTCATGCGCGAGCTCTATCCCTCGAAGGAAGCCCTCGACGCCGGCGCCGGGGCGGCGGATGCGATGTCCGAGACGTTCGAGCAGCTGGACGAGCTTCTCGCCACGCAGCAGGGCGCCGCCTGA
- a CDS encoding LysE family translocator: protein MSYAENLWLFFILLFGIIAVPGMDMLFVLANALTGGRDRGLAATGGIMVGGMVHTLNGAIGVGLLMHFLPILFKPLLIAGAAYMAFIGITLMRSSITVGRDGPAGSRSAWKALRQGLVTCLINPKAYLFVLAVYPQFLKTDYGPIWMQATVMGLLTVLTQAAIYGGLAISAGRSRKLLIANPRATILAGRAAGLLLFAVSVFTAWEGLRAA from the coding sequence ATGAGCTATGCTGAAAATCTCTGGCTGTTCTTTATCCTGCTGTTCGGCATCATCGCCGTTCCGGGCATGGACATGCTGTTCGTGCTGGCCAATGCGCTGACGGGCGGGCGCGACAGGGGCCTTGCCGCGACCGGCGGCATCATGGTCGGCGGCATGGTGCACACGCTGAACGGCGCGATCGGCGTCGGCCTGCTGATGCATTTTTTGCCGATCCTGTTCAAGCCGCTGTTGATTGCAGGCGCCGCCTACATGGCCTTCATCGGCATCACACTGATGCGCAGCTCCATCACTGTCGGTCGCGACGGGCCCGCCGGCAGCCGCTCGGCATGGAAGGCGCTTCGCCAAGGCCTTGTGACCTGCCTGATCAACCCGAAGGCCTACCTGTTCGTCCTTGCCGTCTATCCGCAGTTCCTGAAAACGGACTACGGCCCGATCTGGATGCAGGCGACGGTGATGGGCCTGCTGACCGTGCTGACGCAGGCCGCGATCTATGGCGGGCTCGCAATATCGGCCGGCCGCAGCCGCAAGTTGCTGATCGCCAATCCGCGGGCGACCATCCTTGCCGGCCGGGCGGCTGGGCTGCTGCTCTTCGCGGTGTCCGTGTTCACCGCATGGGAAGGGCTGAGGGCGGCGTAG
- a CDS encoding helix-turn-helix transcriptional regulator, giving the protein MRKASRLFEIIQILRLARQPVTAAMIAAQLEVTIRSIYRDIAALQAMRVPIEGGRGIGYILRPGFDLPPLMFSIEEMEAIVLSLALLERTGDDELKQAAKRVGAKIAGAVPPPLRQTLDANALHAWGFAAPSAGAIDLALVRRAIRDEEKLDLSYRDELGRASERLIRPIALIYYAETANIVAWCELRQAIRNFRSDRIEDCQPTGLRFKGEGDRLRQIWVNGWEVNAAAAG; this is encoded by the coding sequence ATGCGCAAGGCGTCGCGCCTGTTCGAGATCATCCAGATCCTGCGGCTGGCGCGGCAGCCGGTGACGGCGGCAATGATCGCCGCGCAGCTGGAGGTGACGATACGGTCGATCTATCGCGACATCGCAGCGCTTCAGGCCATGCGCGTGCCGATCGAGGGCGGGAGGGGCATCGGCTATATCCTGCGCCCCGGCTTCGACTTGCCGCCGCTGATGTTTTCGATCGAGGAGATGGAGGCGATCGTCCTGTCACTGGCGCTGCTGGAGCGCACGGGCGACGACGAGCTCAAGCAGGCAGCCAAGCGCGTCGGCGCCAAGATCGCCGGCGCGGTACCGCCGCCTTTGCGCCAGACCCTCGACGCCAATGCGCTGCATGCGTGGGGATTCGCCGCGCCCTCTGCAGGTGCGATCGACCTGGCGCTGGTGCGCCGCGCCATACGCGACGAGGAGAAGCTCGACCTCTCCTATCGCGACGAGCTTGGCCGCGCTTCCGAGCGCCTCATCCGCCCGATCGCGCTGATCTATTACGCCGAGACCGCCAACATCGTCGCCTGGTGCGAGCTGCGCCAGGCGATCCGCAATTTCCGCAGCGACCGCATCGAGGATTGCCAGCCGACGGGACTGCGCTTCAAGGGCGAAGGCGATCGGTTGCGGCAGATCTGGGTCAATGGGTGGGAAGTCAACGCAGCGGCCGCCGGCTAA
- a CDS encoding Gfo/Idh/MocA family protein, translating into MVGVGLIGTGFMGKCHAIAWSAVGAVFPDMTKPRLVHLGEVNEDLARRKAGEFGFARASGDWRAVVNDPEVDVVSLTTPNQFHPEMAIAVLEAGKHLWCEKPMAPSFAEAEAMAAAAKKSGKVAALGYNYIQSPAIRHIGALLDENIIGEVNHLRIEMDEDFMADPEALFFWKHEASSGYGALDDFAVHPLSLVSTLFGRVASVICDMAKPYADRKLAAGGRRAVETYDIASVLMHLENGIAGTLLVNRSAWGRKGRIAVQIFGSKGSILFDQERMNEFQLYLTSDRPTEQGYRTILVSPQHKPYDLFVPAPGHSLGFNDLKIIECHELLTRLAGRPARLIEFDEGLEIERTVHAMARSFEEKRWVDVR; encoded by the coding sequence ATGGTCGGCGTCGGTCTTATCGGCACGGGATTTATGGGCAAGTGCCACGCCATCGCGTGGAGTGCCGTCGGCGCCGTCTTTCCAGACATGACCAAACCGCGGCTTGTCCATCTCGGCGAGGTCAATGAGGATCTCGCCAGGCGCAAGGCCGGCGAGTTCGGTTTCGCCAGGGCGTCCGGTGACTGGCGCGCCGTCGTCAACGATCCCGAAGTGGACGTCGTCTCGCTCACCACGCCCAACCAGTTCCATCCGGAAATGGCCATCGCAGTTCTCGAGGCCGGCAAGCATTTGTGGTGCGAAAAGCCGATGGCGCCGAGCTTCGCCGAAGCCGAGGCGATGGCGGCCGCGGCGAAGAAATCCGGCAAGGTCGCGGCGCTCGGTTACAATTACATCCAGAGCCCGGCCATCCGCCACATCGGCGCGCTGCTCGACGAAAACATCATCGGCGAGGTCAACCATCTGCGCATCGAGATGGACGAGGATTTCATGGCCGATCCCGAGGCGCTGTTCTTCTGGAAGCACGAGGCATCTTCCGGCTATGGCGCGCTTGATGATTTCGCCGTGCATCCGCTGTCGCTGGTGTCGACCCTGTTCGGCCGCGTCGCCAGCGTCATCTGCGACATGGCCAAGCCCTATGCCGACCGCAAGCTGGCCGCCGGCGGCCGCCGCGCGGTCGAGACCTACGACATTGCCTCCGTGCTGATGCATCTGGAGAACGGCATCGCCGGCACGCTTCTGGTCAACCGTTCGGCCTGGGGCCGCAAGGGCCGCATCGCCGTCCAGATCTTCGGCTCCAAGGGCTCGATCCTGTTCGACCAGGAGCGGATGAATGAGTTCCAGCTCTACCTCACATCGGATCGCCCGACCGAACAGGGCTATCGCACCATCCTCGTGTCGCCACAGCACAAGCCCTACGACCTGTTCGTCCCCGCGCCCGGGCACAGTCTTGGCTTCAATGATCTCAAGATCATCGAATGCCATGAACTGCTGACCCGGCTCGCCGGCAGACCGGCGCGGCTCATCGAATTCGACGAAGGTCTGGAGATCGAGCGCACCGTGCATGCGATGGCGCGATCGTTCGAGGAGAAGCGCTGGGTGGATGTAAGGTAA